The region GAGCCGGGTCACCCGCACGCACGGGTGCTTTGACACCCTGTTCCTGTCTTCAGGCACTTGGTGCTCGGCCGGGGCTGGTCCCCGGAGCCCTGCTCAGGGCACCTCACGCAGGCACAGAGCCTCGACGGCGCCGCTGGGGCCCTGGGCCACCCCACCGATGACAAAGAGCAGGCTGGGTGTcgggcagctggagcaggagcagcggcCGGTGGGCATGGGCGGCAGCGGCTCCCACTTCTTCTGCGAGAGGCTGAACCCTTCCACTGAGTCCAGCGGGCAGGACTGGTTCCCTGCGGGAGACAGAATGGCGTCAGCCCTGTCACAGCCCTCCCCACTCCCCACGCTCTGCCTTTCCCCCTTCGCATGCCTTTGATGTCCCAGCCAGAGCCCCCAGCGGCAGCCGGTCCCCGAGCCCTGAGCTGTGGGGGCTCTGCCATCCCAGAGGCGATTAGCAGGGGCACAAGAGGATTGGCAGCGTCCCCACAGAGAGGGCTGCTGTCACCGATGCCGCACgtctggctctgcctctgcagccaTCACCGGAGGATAAGGGAGGGCAGCTCCAGCCGCAGCGGGGCTCAGAAGCAACGCCACGCCGCAGAGATCCAGCCAGCACCTCTCACCTTCCCCATCACCTCCTCCTGCCATGTGGCAGGAGGTCCAGCTTGCCCTGGGCGAGCTCGGCGGGGtctggcagccctggctgcagggctggggggtgctgcggctgcctgggcagcccTCCCCGCTGCTGAGTGACAGCACTAacctttccccagttctctcgGGAGAGGGATGTGGTGCTGCAACCCTGAGTGGCGGAGCTGAGCTGGCACGGGCTGTGAAAGCCCGGCATGCTGCAAATGAGCTGTGGAGAGCCTGGCTGGGGGGTGAAAGGGGCAAGGGGCTCAGTGGGGGCAGCCTGTAGGGCAGGGCAGTAGGGTCCCCCCAGCACTTGGGGAGCACAGGAGGGACGCGGCTGCAGACGGTGTTGCGGTACTCCCTTGGTTTTGCACAGTCGACCTTGCAGGTCACTGGTGTGCCACAAAGGACGGGGACGGGAACACAGCCACACGCCTACCCCCGGCATTACCGAGGCCACCCACAGCCACCACTCTTCCTCCCAGGCAGCCAGCCACGAAGTCAGCTCTCTTCTCCCTCATGCGGATGGCACGGGTCGGCTTCCTCCACGCACCTGGGGGCAAGAGGGTGTGAGCATCACTCGTCAGGGCTCTGCTTCACACACTGAGGCCAGGACACCCCCGTGCTAACGGGTCCCTGGGGccagggagcacagggcaggactCGCCACGGGTGCAAGATGCTCAGAGCCTGGGTGAACCGTGTCCCTTGGGCACAGACACCCCTCACCAAGACCCAGGGAGGCATCCTGGACCCTCAGGGGATGCTCCCACCCCACCCAGCGACACAGAGCTCACCTTGTGCGGGATCGAACATCTCCACGGTGTTGACAAAGTGGGGACGGGAATAGAAGTTGTGGGGacctggctgctgcagcccccccaggctGAAGACGACACCGTCGGCCATGGCACAGGCAGCGAAGGCGCGGCGGCTGGGCACGCTGGGGTACCGTGTCCAGCTCCTCGTTTCCAGGTCGAAGGCCTCGAAGGCAGTGACAGGCAACTTGCCCTGCCGGCCCCCTGCACACAGACGAGATGCTGCGGCTGCCGGCGCCCCGAGCCGGCACCATTGGTGGGCTCAGCAAGCAGGACGGGGCCCACCGGCTGCAGCACTGGGGTGGAAGGGCAGCACAGAGCCACCCTGGGGTGCAGCAGGTCGCTCCCCGGTCTGGGGAGGCAGcggagggagagggcaggggcaCGGGGGGATGCTCAGCTTGCCCCAGCAGCACCTACCCAGGACAAAGATCTTGTTGCCCTGCAGGAAGGCAGAGGCCCCGTAGCAGGGGGTGGGCATGGAGGGCAGGGGTTGCCAGTGGTCCTTCGCCGGCTCATAGACACGGACCAGCGCCTGGGGAGAGGTGTCCGCACCCATTCCCCCCAGTGCGTAGACGGCCCCATCTGCAAAAGAGACGGCGGTGAGGTTGGGGGGACCGTGGGGCTGGGAGTCCCCCCCGTGCCCTCCAGGGCAGGCAGCACGGGCACTGCCAAGCCCCGTGGCCAGCCGCTGCTCCAGGTGGCCGGGGGATGGTGAGCGTGGCCAGGCCTGAGCCCAGCAGTGCCCTGACCCCGCTGGGACCCTCTCGCCCCCCTCTCCGCCCCATCCATCAGGCGCAGAGCGGAGCACAAGGCCATCGGCTCTAATTATTTTCGGCAGTACCATCTCCCTGGAGACACCATGGCAACACAGCCATGCTGCCAAATCCTGCTCCCGCTCCCGGCATGGCCGGcacccctgcctgctcccaccgctgccctgctgtcccctctgccctgcccaccccactgcagcCTGGGGCCACACCACGGGATCCCCAGCCAGGAAGCAGACACGGGCACCACATACGGGGACCAACCCTGGCTCCCAGCACACAGGTTGCCGGGCAGTGCCAAGGCTCGGAGGCTGCTCAGCAAAGTTTGGGCAGGAATCACCACACATTCGACGCACAGCACACCAAGCCGGGCTGGAGCAGCATGCTCGGCCACCCCGGCACAGCTCCCAGCCATGGCAGCTGGGGAAGGCCCAGAGGGGCTCCTCATTGCTCAGCTCCAGGCTGCAacagggctgctggggcaggagcatCACCCTGTTGTTAAGTGGCAAGTTTGGCTGCTGGGTGAAAGCCTCATGCTGTGTGCCAAGCAGCAGCGGGattcaaatcacagaatcacagaatcgtcgaggttggaaaagaccttgaagatcctcagtccaaccatgaacctcacactgaccgttctcaactccaccagatccctcagcgctgggtcaacccgaaaTCCCACCCAAGCATCCCCAACTGACACATCCCCGCTTCTCTGGAGAGTAACATGCATCTGAGGCCCATCCCCAGCCCTCACCTCTCTGCACGGCCGAGATGCCCATGGAGGGCTGAGCCAGCGCCGCCTTCTTCTCCCACTTGCCCTCATCCACGTGGTAGACCTCGACGGAGGCGAGAGGGCTCTGCGCCGCGTCCACGCCGCCCACCACTAGGATCTGCTTGCCCAGGGCGAGGGCAGCGGCTCCGGCCCGCGGCGTGGGCAGCGGCGGGAGCACGGTCCAGCGCTGGACCGAGAGGTCGAGCACCTCAGCGGCACCCAGGGCTCGCCCGCCGCTGCCGCAGCCGCCCAGCACGAAGAGCTGCCCGTCGCGGTGCGCGGCGCTGCAGTACACGCGCCGCGTGGGCATGGCGGGGAAGGCGACCCACGCGAAggcgcccgcgcccgccgccatGGGCCGGCTCAgccgccccggggctccccgggccCTGGCCTTGCCGTGCCGCCCATCCGGCCCGGCTTGGCGCTAGCCCGGCTCTGCCCACCACCTCCTGCGGGGAGAGCACCTCGGTCAGCACCCAGGCACCCACTGCTCCCCCCAGCCACAGCAAGCCAGCTCCCCTCGGCGGTGTGACAGCCCCCCGTTCCCGGTGCTccccacctgcaccccagggctccctgcccgcactctccaggctcccactccccggggctccctgcctgcacccaccagGGTTCCTGCTCCTCGAGGTTCCCACTCCCTGGGGCTCCCCACCTGCACCCCAaagctccctgcctgcaccctctGGGCTCCTGCTCCCCGGGGCTCCCAGTGCACAAGCTGCACCCACCAGGACTCCCACACTCTGGGGCTCTTGGCCCACACCCACTGGGGCTCCCAGTACATGGCCCGTACCCCCATAAGGCTCCCACTCCCCAGGGCTCCCCACCTGCACCCACCGGGGATCCTGCACCCTCCAGGCTCCCACTCCCTggggctccctgcctgcacccaccagGGATCCTGCTCCTTGGGCTCCTGCTCCCCAAGGTTCCCGCTCCCTGGGGCTCCCCACCTGCACCCCGAGGATCCTGCACCCACCGGGGCTCCCTGCCCATACCCTCCGGGCTCCCACTCCCCGGGACTCCCCACCTGCACCCCGAGGCTCCCCACCTGCGCCCTCCGGGACTCCCACACCCTGGGGCTCTCGGCCCACACCCACGAGGGCTCCCGCTCCCCCGGGGCTCTCTGCCCGCACCCACGGGAGCTCCCGGTTCACGGCCCGTACCTCTCCGAGGCTcccgctccccggggctccccgtgCACAGTCCGGACCCCACCTCCCCGAGGCTCCTGCTCTCGGCGCGCAGCCCGCACCCCCCGGCCCGCCGCTCTCCGCGGCTCCCGCTGCACAGCCCgcaccccccggggctccccgggcacccccctcttgcccgccgctccgccgggccCGGGCTCCCCGCCCCTCGCCGCCCCGCTACCGGGAGCGGGACAGAGACAGCGGCCGCGCTCACCTCTCCGCCCGCTCCGCTGCTctccccgccgctccgcgccgccgcccgcgccgggTCCGCCCGCTGCCGGTGGGggcggcgccgcgcccgccccggccccccccacccccccgccccgctccgcccggcccTCCCGGGGCCCCCGATGCTGCCGGCCCGCCGCGCCCCTGCCCCGTTCACCCCCCCGGGAAGGAGCCGCCGCAGGAAGAGGGACCGGAGAGACCCCTCGGTGGCAGCCGGTGGCGGGGCCCCCCACTCGGTGCTCCCCAGCCACACGCTGCCGGTGCTGGAGCCGCCCCAGCACCGGGCTGGTGGAGCTGAGAAACCACCGTCCTGCCCTGAAGAGGAGCCCCTGCCCGTCACCACTGTGGGGCTGCCGGGGACGAAGCTCAGCCCCGCTCCGAGCGTGACCCTGCCGGGGTCTCAGCAGCGTCAGGAAAGCGCACACAGGTCCCAAACCCTCTACTGTCACTTTTGTCCCCACTTGGCTGAGCCCTGCAAACGAACACGCTGGGAAAGGCGCTTTCCACCCACCAGCGCGGGCAGAAAACTCACACCAGAAACGAGCTAGAAAGGTTTGCTTTAAAAACCAGGCAGAAGTGACACAACCCCGCTAGCTCTGCCAGGGAGAACGCCGCGGCGCAAACGGCCTTCGGACGTGCTGCTGGTACGGTACCGGTACGGGAGCGGGAAGGGAGGTGTGAACACCGCGTGGCTGCTTGCGGTACCACCgcggcagcagggccctgcctggCGAGCGGAGGGGCACAGCGAGCCCCAGCCCTCACACGGGAGCAGGCACaacaggcagcactgcctgcgGAGGAGCTCCAGCCAGGCAGGCAGCTCCCAACAGCGCTGCCGAGGAAAGGAAAGCTGTTTCCTCCAGGGATCCTGTCACACAACCTCCCAGGATGCTTGTGCACGGGCACGGAGGCTCCTGGTAGGGCTGAGCGGGCACAGCACGCATCGGAGAGGGGTCAGCTCGAAGCGGGAGCACAGCCCGGGACGTGCAGCAGGAAAGAGGGGGTGTCCCAGTCCAAAGCCCCTCAGCCCCACACGGTGGCATCACTGTCCATCCCACCGCTGGCTCGGGGTGTCCTTCTCCATGCAGGCCAGGTAGCGATCGTAATTCTCCTCACAGCTCCTCACGCAGCGCAGGAAATAGTCCTCGTCAGCGATGGCCTCCAGCAGGTCGGTCTGCACCAGGCAAACGTCGTACAGCTCCGAGGTGGGAACGcgcctggggctgctgctgcccggctCCGAAAACACCTGCGGGGAGAAAGCAGCGCGCAGAAGCACTCACCACCCTctgcgggcagcagcagcaccagggccGTGCCCGGCACGAGCgcagagcctggcagcagcacTCTGTGCTCCTCCTCCTCGGCCCGGCGCCCGCACGCCGGCTGTGGGTCGGAGGTAGAGGGCAGGGGCTGCCATCTCCGGTCTGGCGGTAGAAGGTGAAGTTTCTCCAGATTTCCCCTCCTGCCCAGAAAGGGACTTTGGCTCCGAATCAGCTTGTGACAGATGTGGCTGCAGCTCTCCTAAGGAACAggccacaccacacagctggAAGAAGATGGCAGCCGACCCCAGCAAAACCTCTGCCAACAGCCTGTCGCACAGCCAGGAACAGGGTCTTCACCTTCTGATCTTTATTGCACTCTGCCTAAAGCCACCTGGCAATCTGTttccctcccagggctgctctgtcACTGTCACTGACACGGGGACAGCCCTGAAGAGCTGGTGACTCAAGAGGAGGGGAAGCTGGTGTCCAACCTACCGATCCTGGCTGCAGGACAGCAATGTCCTGGCAGCGGGGATGAGCCATGCTGGCAAGATGCTCAGCTGCTGCCCAGACCCCAGCGAGGTCTGCTGCCACCATCACTTGATCCCACCCGTCTGATccagggtggggggagccctGGGGTGCCCCGAGACAAGGCGAGCGGCCCGACTGAGCAGCTGTGCCGGCTACAGATGGCGAAAGGAGGAACTCCTTGATCAGGGAAACACTctgaggctgaaatgcagcaAGTGGAGCTGCGTGAGCcgtgctccagctgctgcagacacGCAGGCACCAGCTTGCTGCACGCAGGGGCCTCAGGCTCTCAGCAGAGCTGTCCACAGTAATTCCCCTCAATCAGGCATGGTAAAAGCGAAGCCTATTCCTGACAGGTCTGCTCGAGGCAGTGACAATTCCTGCTATCAGCTACGAATCCACAAGCTGAGAGAGCTTGTGTGGAAGTGAATATCCGATGAGCAACCCATCCCTCGCCACTCCCTGGCTGCCTGGCAAACGCTGCCGACCATTCACCAGCTGCCACAGGTTTCCCCGCTCCATGCTATCTCCTCCTGGATGGAAACGGGCAGGGTTCAGGCTTGCCCATGGATCTGCAGCTCTTGTTGGAGCACTGACAGTTGTCCAACTGCCAGCTGCATTTCTGTCTGCCTAAATATTCCCTTTTCCAAGCGTGCTCCATCGTAAATGCTGCCTTTTCAATTCGGTGCCACAGACGAGCCGCAGCCGCGTGCCGAGGCTGGCTGGCCTGCCACCACTGCTGCTGTCACCAGCGGGGCAGAGGCAGCGAGTGCGGGCAGCCAGCACCTGCTTTTCTCTGCCAACGGCCGGTGTCACCCTCCCTGCTCCGGCACCGACACCGGGGCTATGCCTTGATCCCCCTTTGCAGGCTCATGCTCATGCAAAGGGGACAAAAACCTGCCTGACCTcactggggacaccccccagcgcaggcagctggcCGGAGGGGCCTTCAGTCACCTACCTGGGGATGAACAATGGTGTCCGCATCGTCCAGCCGGATGTTGTCATCGATGAAGATGTGGTGAACGCTGGGATCATGGGGATCAATCCACAGGGGCTTCCCACCCTGGGAAGAGAAATGATTTCTGGCCCACCTGAAACAGCAAACAGGACAAGGAGCAGTCAGGGGAGGGAGAGGTAAAGGCAGGCCAGGCTCAGGGCCACCAGCAGGACAGAGACTGTCCTGTCCCTCTGCCCGCTGCTGCCTCCTGGGCAAATGAGGGGGTGTTTGGGGTGTCCTGGGCACCCCAAATCAAGGTGTGTTTGGAGAAAAGCAGGAGGTACACCAGGGGATGGGGACCTGAGGAAAGATGCAAGAGCCCCATCAGGCTGCCCACAGGCAAAAGAGGGAGCATCCCAACAACATAAAAACATCCAGACTAGGAGCTATCCCAGCCCAGGAGAAGCTCAGAGAAtcacaggagagaagaaaatgccCAATCCATTGCCTCAGTGCCGTGTTCCTCACCAGTCAAAGTGGTCTTGGAAGCCTCCAATTCCCTCAAAGGAGCTGAAGTAGTCATAAAGCTTTCTTCCATCTTCCCGGGTGGCCAGGCGCTCTGCTCCCCTTGTCAGCACCACCTCTCGCTTGCTGCAGCGTATCTGGCCGGGGGTGAGGTCCACAGGGAGCTGCAGAAAGCGGCAGAAGAAAGGTTTCCAAAGCAAACAGGTTGTTTCATGCATTGGCAGAGACACCAAGCAGCAGGGTGGAGACTCCCCACCGCCGCAGGATGGAAGGATGGCGCTGGGGAGAAGACGAGTCGTGGAACCCCCCCCACCTCAACCAAAAACCATTCCCTGCCCAGGGATGGAAAGGAATGACCTCCCGGCTGCACACTGCCCCCGTTTCAACCTCTGTTCCACATCAACACCCCGAGGAACAACTGAAGCTGGTCGCAGCGTTCCTGCCTGATGCGCTGCCGGGGGGGAGAGCGCGGCTGCGATCGGCTCTGTGCCAGGGAGCCCCGCTCCGCCGCAGCGGCCCCTCGCCGGGAGAAGGGGTGCCCTGTCCAACCTGGGCTGCCCCGAGAGACCTTTCCCACGCAGGATCCGCGCGCACACATGCTCCCCCTCCCCGGCTAACAGCTTCACCCCGAGAAGCTGACCGCGTTTTCTCTCCGCAGAAGCCAGTGCTGTTAAAAGCAGGCCGGCTAAGGAGAGCAGCCTGGCGCGGGGAGCTCCGCGCAGGCCATCCTCcacctgccctcctcctcctcctcctcagggtgCCACTCACCGCCACGTCCCGCAGGGTGGGGAACTGGGGGTGCTGCCCAGCCAGGGCGCAGCTCACGGCCCGCAGGGCGCGGGGCAGGTCGGTGCCGAAGGTCCTGAAGATGATGGCGAATGCTCTCCCGTCCCGGTGCAGGGTGTCGAGGAGGCGGAAGAAGGCGGGTAGGATCAGGTGGTAGCGCTTGCTGGGTTCCTCCTGGACCGAGAAGACGTCGTGCGGCCGCCCCGgccactgcagcagctgcaggtggcGGGCGTGGAGGCTACCGAAGCACCGGCCCGGGCCCGCCTCGGTGAAGGCCGGGTCCCGGCCGTGGTGGCTGTAGTAGCTTTGGGCACCGGGGCAGGGGGGCCCGAGCGAGGGGCGATCGCTCGCCCACTGCCACTCGCCTGCAAGAGAGGAGGGAgctcagccgccgccgccgctgctgcccgcccggcccccgcaGGCCCCGGCGCTCAccggcggccccggcgcggccccagGTGACGGTGCTGAGGAAGGAGTTGAGCGCCGCCCGCGGGCCCTGCCCCGACACCGCGTCCGCCGCCACCACCGTGTTGTTCAGGTCCACGTGGAGCaccagccgccgccgccgtcgccgccCGGCCCCGTCGCTCATCGCCCCGGAACCGGCCCCGCCACCGGAAccggccccggccgcgccgccgttACCTGGAAACGACGCCGCTTCCGCCCGCGCCGTTTCCGCCGACCGACGCCCCCTGccggcccggggctgcgccgcggggcaccgcccgcccccgcgccctGAGCGCCGTTACCACGGACACCGGGcacgcggcggggcgggggcggggccgggggcggggccgggcggccgcgggcgggcgaGCGAGGGGGGGCGTGGCCGACCCCGCGCGGTGCTTGTGGGCGTGGCCCCGCGCCGCGGAAGGGGGCCGGAAGCGGAAGTGGGCGGCGCTTCCGGCTGCTCCGCGGGCGGCCATGTTGGAGCGGCGGTCGTAACGCAACGGCGGGTGCGGGTCTGGCGGCGGCCGGTAGGTTGGGGCCGGCGGTGCCCGGGCCCCGCGCTCCCGGGCGAGGGCGCTGCTGagccgcccggcggggcggcctccGGGCGCTGGAGGCGGAGCCGCGGCGCTGagggccccgccccggcccccccccacaacccccccccacccccaggcccGGGAGTCGGCGCGGGCCGAGCGAGGGGGCCGCACCCGCTGTCTGCACCAATCACCTCCCCGCAGCCCCATAGCgagggcaccggcaccgggcggCTCTTCCCGCCCCGGGGCTCCTCCGGCCAGCGGGCGGAGGGCTCCCGGCCAGGGCTCGCGCCGGCCCCTCATTACCGGGCCGAGCCTGGGCGGAGGGTGGTGACGGTCAGTGCGAGGGGAGCGACGGACGGGCGCTCGGGACGGAGCATCTCCTCCGCCGAGGGGTGGGCCAGAAGAAGAGGCTGAGCCggggggctgcccgccccggcggcccTCGCCGAGCCCTCCTTGGGTCTCCGCGCCAGGCTCCATCCCCacaggctgccccagccccgcgtCTTGGCCCTGCCGGCAGCCGGCTTGCCCCTCCGGTGCACCCGGAGAAACATTTTCCTCGAGCTCCATCCCCGGACAGCCGGGCCTCCAAACCCGTGCTGCTGGCATTGCTCGAGCATTGCGTGAGGGTCCCGCCAGCGCTCTGCTCGCATCCGTGCCAGGAGCACTGTGGGTCCGTGGCCCTGTGGCACTTTAACCAGGGCACATCCCCTGGTAGTGTGTCAAGTGAGGGAACTTGCCGTTGGCTGGGCAGACTGGGGGTGTGCCTGCTCGTGGCCGGCTTTCGCTCCTATTACAACTTGCACTGGACAAAACGAGACCAAGCGGATCGATGTTGAGATGTCACAGCCTCTCCATTCAGCACCAGAATACCCCTTAAGGTGTCCCAGCTGTTCCTGGGCTTGCTGCAGCCTGAAGACGATCCATTTTGCAGCCTTTTGAGCACACGTTGATACCTGTGCTTCTCCGCTggtttcttcctctctttcagaTCAGGATTAAGCTTTATATCCTTGCCGCCTTTCTGCGCCTGCTACTGCTTATTCGCTTTGGAGGTGGCAAATCTCACCGCTGGCTGATGACGCCGGCCGTGGCTGTCGgagcccttccctgcctgcctccccttCTCGGTGGGAGATCCCCCGCCTGTGGCAGAACAACCACATTATCCTCCTCCAAATCCCTCGTTTGCCGTGACGTCTGCAGAACACTTGACTGAGATTAGTCTGTCATGCGGAGGCTCTTACCCCCCCGCTGACCTGTGCTTCCCCTTCTGGGGCTGCTCTTGGCTTGTGTCTCTTCCCTTCTTGTGCAGCCGGTGGCGACACGGGCACCGGTCCGGGGCTGTGGTGAAACTGGAGTTCTGGGAGGAACGTTGGACACGAGTAGTTCCTTGCTCTATCTGCTCAGGCACTAACTTTTCCATCACAGCTTTCTTGCTTGTGCACTGCCCTCTCCAGTAGCATCTCCAACACCCGCATTTCCCTGAAAAGGATCTTTCACTGAATCCTCCTCGTTATTTTGAGAGATATCAATGAAGCTAAAGATTTTATAACTTCTTGGTGCAGCATCC is a window of Strix uralensis isolate ZFMK-TIS-50842 chromosome 10, bStrUra1, whole genome shotgun sequence DNA encoding:
- the KLHDC8B gene encoding kelch domain-containing protein 8B isoform X2, whose translation is MAAGAGAFAWVAFPAMPTRRVYCSAAHRDGQLFVLGGCGSGGRALGAAEVLDLSVQRWTVLPPLPTPRAGAAALALGKQILVVGGVDAAQSPLASVEVYHVDEGKWEKKAALAQPSMGISAVQRDGAVYALGGMGADTSPQALVRVYEPAKDHWQPLPSMPTPCYGASAFLQGNKIFVLGGRQGKLPVTAFEAFDLETRSWTRYPSVPSRRAFAACAMADGVVFSLGGLQQPGPHNFYSRPHFVNTVEMFDPAQGAWRKPTRAIRMREKRADFVAGCLGGRVVAVGGLGNQSCPLDSVEGFSLSQKKWEPLPPMPTGRCSCSSCPTPSLLFVIGGVAQGPSGAVEALCLREVP
- the LOC141947724 gene encoding uncharacterized protein LOC141947724, whose protein sequence is MSDGAGRRRRRRLVLHVDLNNTVVAADAVSGQGPRAALNSFLSTVTWGRAGAAGEWQWASDRPSLGPPCPGAQSYYSHHGRDPAFTEAGPGRCFGSLHARHLQLLQWPGRPHDVFSVQEEPSKRYHLILPAFFRLLDTLHRDGRAFAIIFRTFGTDLPRALRAVSCALAGQHPQFPTLRDVALPVDLTPGQIRCSKREVVLTRGAERLATREDGRKLYDYFSSFEGIGGFQDHFDWWARNHFSSQGGKPLWIDPHDPSVHHIFIDDNIRLDDADTIVHPQVFSEPGSSSPRRVPTSELYDVCLVQTDLLEAIADEDYFLRCVRSCEENYDRYLACMEKDTPSQRWDGQ
- the KLHDC8B gene encoding kelch domain-containing protein 8B isoform X1; the protein is MAAGAGAFAWVAFPAMPTRRVYCSAAHRDGQLFVLGGCGSGGRALGAAEVLDLSVQRWTVLPPLPTPRAGAAALALGKQILVVGGVDAAQSPLASVEVYHVDEGKWEKKAALAQPSMGISAVQRDGAVYALGGMGADTSPQALVRVYEPAKDHWQPLPSMPTPCYGASAFLQGNKIFVLGGRQGKLPVTAFEAFDLETRSWTRYPSVPSRRAFAACAMADGVVFSLGGLQQPGPHNFYSRPHFVNTVEMFDPAQGAWRKPTRAIRMREKRADFVAGCLGGRVVAVGGLGNAGGNQSCPLDSVEGFSLSQKKWEPLPPMPTGRCSCSSCPTPSLLFVIGGVAQGPSGAVEALCLREVP